The Paenibacillus pabuli DNA segment CTATTCATTAAGCAAGGCACGGATAAAGCCCTGCTCCTCGTCGGTTGGAGCAATCAGCGGAAGACGCACTGAACCAACGTTTAATCCACGCAACGTCAGAGCGTATTTCACTGCAACCGGGTTCGGCAAAGGCTGCGGACACTCAAATAAACCTTTGAACACTGGGAAAAGTTGCTGATGCAATTGGGTTGCTTTTTGTGTGTCTCCCCCAACGAATGCATCAATCATCTGTTTCATCTCCGCACCGACTATATGACTCGCAACACTGACAATGCCATATGCTCCCACCGTGATTGCTGGTAAACCTGATGCGTCATCTCCCGAGTAAACTTTGAAGTGATCGGGTGCACCTGCAGCAACCAGTGTCACTTGCTCCAAGGGAGCACATTCCTTCGTAGCCACGATATTCGGAATCTGAGCCAGGCGAAGCGTAGTGGCAGTAGACAGGCTTGCTGCGGTACGGCCTGGTACGTTATATAGCATTACAGGCAGCTTGGTTGAGCTCGCAATGGCTTCAAAATGTTTGAACATGCCTTCTTGGCTTGGTTTGTTGTAATAAGGAACGACCAAAAGGACCCCATCCACACCGACACGTTCAGCTTCTTGTGTCAGATGGATCGAATGGGCAGTATTGTTAGACCCTGTTCCGGCAATGATTTTGCATCTTCCTGCAGCATGCTTCACTGCAAACTCAAAAAGCTGCACCTTCTCACTGTCGCTAAGTGTAGGAGATTCACCGGTCGTACCGGACACCACAAGTGCTTCAGATTTTTGATCTGCAATTAAATAGTCTATAAGCCTTGCAGTTTCCTCCCAATGAATCTCCCCCTGTTCGTTGAACGGAGTGACCATTGCTGTAATCAATCTTCCAAAGTCCAATTCGATTTCCTCCTTCAAAACAGGTCTGGCTCCGCACGCTTCAAATTACAAATGAAGTTCGAACGAGGTGTGAAGCGCCCTCAGGGCCTGAACCATATCTTCTTTTTTTACAAGTACCCAGATGGTTGTGTTCGAATCTGCCGATTGCAAGATCTGAATGTCAGCCAGTGTTAACGATTCAACGATTCTTGCCATGATACCAGGCACACCGTTAATTCCACCGCCGATCACCGAAACTTTGGCACAGCCGGACAGACTTTGAGGTTTAAGACCAATCTCTTGCAAAACTTGAATTGCTTTTTCAGAGTCACTGTCGAACACAGTATAGACGACTCCTGAAGGGGTAACATTAATAAAATCAACACTAATCGAATTTTCAGCCATTGTTTTGAAGACTTTCAGCTGCAGCCGATCCGCGCCTCCCGGCACATCTACTGTGATCTGGGTTACGTTGCTAACGTAAGCAATACCCGTCACATAACGATCTACTATGCCTGTCTGCACATCCTGGAATCCTTCCGGATGGGTAACAAGGGTTCCTTCACTGTCTGCAAAAGTGGATCGTACGCGTACAGGAATTTGGGATTGCATTGCAATTTCAACTGCTCGGGGGTGAATGACTTTGGCCCCGTGATGCGCCATATTACAGATCTCGGCATAACTCACCACAGTTAACGGACGTGCATCCTCCACAATCCGCGGATCAGCGGTCAAAATGCCGTTTACATCGGTATAGATATCCACCATCTCCGCCTGAAGAGCAGCACCCAATGCTGTAGCTGATGTATCACTGCCGCCACGGCCTAATGTGGTAAAGTCTCCGCTCTCTGTCTGCCCTTGGAAACCCGTAACAATAACAACACGGTTTTTTTGAAGCTCCTCCAGCACACGAACAGGACGGACATCCAAAATCCGGGCATTCCCGAAATTGTCGTCCGTCACAAAGCCTGCCTGCGCACCAGTCAGCACAGTTGTGGGGATGTTTTCATGTTCAAGCAGACTGCTGAGTGTTGTAGCCGATATGATCTCACCACAGCACAACAATAAATCCTTTTCACGTGCAGACAGTGAATTACCATTTTGCGCTGCCCAGTCGAGCAATGTATCCGTAGCATATGGTTCGCCCCGGCGGCCCATAGCCGACACAACAATGACAAGACTCAGTCCTGCCTCAAGTTCACGTTTAATATGACGGAGCACGTGCTCTCTCGCCTGAACCGTAGAAAGCGACGTGCCTCCAAATTTCTGTACCATGATACGCATCTTAATTCCTCCATTTGTGTACGCAAGAAGACTGGACACGGTCAAATCAACAAATGGATCAACCCAGGGAGCGTTCCGATGCAATAAATTCAGCAATGATTACGACATTATATGCCGTTTTTCCTCTGTAGATTGCTTGCTCTAAGCAATTCACTAACTGAAGGTCGGTTTATCACCGATCACGACATGCATATCTCCATGAACGCATCCCGCTTGCGATCAATTCGGTGCAAGCAGGAATGCCCTTCAACGACAGGAACGCGTACACAGGAAGCTGTTAAACTTCCGACGTATCGTCCCCCATGATTTTCTTTGTCTAACCTAACCAAGTTCATTTCTTCATGCGTATAACCGTTATCCTGGAACTTCTCCACAGCGAAATCCAACCCGTAAACAAACGTTAAACTTGGTCAATAAACGATTAAGCCTGTGCAGAGCGTTCTACGATCATCGGCTGTAACTGTTGACCTTCCAGTGCACTCCAGCATGCCTCCGGAATAAGTTCCATCTTTGCCACTAACGAGTTTGGTTTCTTCACCGGATCATCCTGCCCGAACGGTACAAAGTAAATATATTTTGCTACAAGCAGTTTGGCGATGTTCGCGGCATTCAGTCCCAGGCCATCATTTGTGGAGATGGCAAGCACTACCGGACGCTGATTCCGCATCTGGGCTTTGGCTGCCATCAGCACAGGGCTATCGGTCATCGCATTAGCCAGCTTACTCGTTGTGTTCCCTGTGCAGGGAGCAATTACGAGCACATCAAGCAATTTGGATGGCCCCAGCGGTTCCGCCTCAACAATTGTAGAAATAATATCATTCCCAGTTATATCTTTCAACTGTTTTTGCCAGTTCTGAGCCGTACCAAAGCGCGTATCCGTTGTTAAAACCGAATTGGAAATAATCGGAACGACATTCGCACCCTCAGCCACAAACCGGCTAATTACCGGCATAACCTCTTCAAACGTACAATGAGAACCTGTAATCGCATAACCTACCGTTTTACCCTTCCAGTTCATTGTTCAACCTCCCGTGCGTTTTGTTCTTCCAAAAGCAAACGGATCAACGCGTCGGCAATAATGCCGCCAGCCGTTTTGGGAGCAACAATGCCGGGGAGGCCTGGCGCTAGAAGCGCTTTAATGCCGCGTTTTTCAGCATATCTGAAATCACAGCCGCCAGGAGCGGATGCGAGGTCGATAATGACTGCTTTTTGAGGCATTCTGGACAGGATTTGTGCTGTGATTATCATAGTCGGTATCGTATTAAAAAGCAAGTCAACTGCCCCGGTTTGAGCGGCCAAATCCGTTGTCATGAAAGGCTTCCAGCCCATGATGTTAGCCCGAGCCGCATCCTCTTCCCGCCTGATTCCCACCCGTACATTTGCCCCAAGACCCTGGAGCGTTTTGGCCATTGTGAATCCTGTTCGGCCGAGCCCAAGCACAATACATTCCGAGCCGTGGATCGTGAAGTCCGTCTCCCGAATCGCCATCGCGACCGCTCCCTCAGCTGTCGGGATCGAGTTGAAGAGCGCGATGTCATCACGATCCAGCACTTCAATCAGCCGTAAGCCGTTATCCACGCACAACTCACGCAAAAATGGCTTTGCCATTCCTGTGAAAACAATACAATGCTCTGGCAATGCCGCTATCTGTTCTTTTTTCAGGAAAATCGGCTGGTCACTGAATGAGGTGCTCACTTTCCCCTGATCATCACAACCAACTACGGGGAGCACCACCACATCCGCGGATGCCAACACCTCATCCTCCAGCTCATGATATTCGATCCCCGAAATAGGACGCTCCAGCTTGTCGAAACCGACCACACTTACCGTGGCATCCAGCTCTGCGCATTTTTGAATGACTTCAAGCTGCCGCGCATCTCCGCCCAGGACTACTATCCGGACTCCGGTCAGCATCGGGACGTCACTCCTTTCACCACATGTATGCCTTATCGTATGCAGTGGCCCACAGGGGGGTGAAAACATTTCCTTTCTCTTCTCTAAACAAAAAAGCCTTCCCGTATGGGAAGGCCCTTCATCATTCGTAGCAGCTTATTATTTTCCGGTATGACCGAATCCGCCTTCGCCACGAACTGTTTCCGAGAGTTCGTTCACTTCGGTTAGTTCAACAGCAGGCACAGTCTGAAACACGATCTGAGCAATGCGTTCACCCCGTACAATCGTGAATGGCTCTTGGCCCAGATTAATCAATAGCACCTTAACCTCACCCCGGTAATCCGCATCAATGGTACCCGGTGTGTTTAAACAGGTAATGCCGTGTTTGAACGCCAGACCGCTGCGTGGGCGGATCTGTGCTTCAAGGCCAGCAGGCATAGCCATGGCCAAGCCAGTCGGAATCAGCGTGCGCTGTCCCGGCTGCAATACAACGTCCTCCTGAAGCGCAGCAACTACATCAAAGCCTGATGCAAGCTCCGACATTTTTTGAGGCAGCTTAATATCTTCATTGCCCGGTAGCTTTTGAATTTGAACGTAATGCAACAAAATCATCCCTTCTTAATCCAGCAATGGTGCGATCGGAAGCACCGACCATAGCAAGCGCAAATGGCTCCGCGAACATCAGGTCAAGTACAGCATCGATATCATCCATCGTTACTTGTTCAATTTTGGCTATCATTTCATCCAGCGTATGGTGTCTGCCCAGCATCAGTTCGTTTTTACCCAAACGATTCATCCGGCTTCCCGTACTCTCCAAACTGAGAATCAGACTTCCTTTCAGCTGTTCTTTTCCTTTGCGCAGTTCATCTTCTGTCAGACCGTTCACGGCAAGATCCTGCAGAACCTCTTTGGTCAGATCCAACACTTCTTTCGTTTGTTTCGGTGCAGTACCTGCATATATCGTGAACAATCCGCTGTCCGCATGAGAACTGTGATAGGAATATACGGAGTATGCCAGTCCGCGCTTTTCACGAATTTCCTGGAACAGTCTGGAGCTCATGCCGCCACCAATGGCATTGTTCAATACAACCATGGCAAACTGCAGGGGATCTCCGATTTTGCAGCCTGGAAACGAAATACAGATATGATTCTGTTCGGTTTTCTTCTTGTGAAAGAGCTGTCCACTTTGGAATTTGGGAACGGTAATCTGTTCAGCCGCACCGTGAACGTCAAATGATCCAAAATGTTTTTCCATCAAATCAATCACACTGTCATCAATATTGCCTGCAATACTAATGACTGTATTCTCAATGGTATAGTGCTCCTTCATGTATGCGCGCAGATCGCTGGAATCCATCGCTTTAAGCCGTTCCTCCGTACCCAGAATCGGGTACGCCAGCGGATGTTCTCCATAGGCAGCCGTAGCCATCAAATCGTGAACCATATCATCCGGTGTATCCTCGTACATTGAAATCTCTTCCAGGATGACGTTTTTCTCCTTGATGAGCTCGCCATCATCCATTTTGGAACGGAAAAACATGTCAGACAATACATCTACAGCGATAGGCAGATGCTCATCCAATACTTTAGCATAATAACACGTGTATTCTTTCGAAGTGAACGCGTTCACGTTACCGCCAATAGCATCAAACTGTTCCGCAATTGCCTTGGCGTCGTAACGATCCGTTCCCTTGAACAACATGTGTTCAATAAAATGTGATACTCCATTGTTTACAGGCTGCTCGTTACGCGATCCTGTCTTGACCCATATACCAAAAGACACGGAACGACAGGTCGGAATCTGTTCCATGACTACCCTGAGGCCATTGCCCAGCTGAATTTTTTTCACGGTTGGCCCTCCTACATCTCTATAATTGCCTTGATCTCCAAAAAAACGAAATCGACATTTGGTTCCAACTGTTTGATATTAACAAAAAAACGCCGCTCACTCAACCGCTGGAGCTTTTATGCGTTCCGAAGATAACGTCTCACTCACTGTCCCCAGAACGAGTCCTTTCGCTCGAACCGACTCAATCATGCCTTTTAGTGCTCCCGACGAGGACGCTGTGGGATGCATCAAAATTAACGTACCAGCTTCCACCTTCGCCTCAATTTTATTGACAATTGAAGCGGAACTTGGCTTTCTCCAGTCCACGGTGTCCAGTGTCCATAGGACCGTTTGCAATCCCATGCTTGAAGCAATGTCCACTGTTTTCTGATTAAAGTCACCTGACGGGGGAGCAAACCACCGGTTTTCCACCCCTAGCGTTTCCTTGAGGAGATCCTCTGTTTTGCTTATCTCCAGTCTGGCGCGTTCTGCACTCAAACGACTCATGTTTGGATGGGAGTAGGCATGGTTGGACAGTTCATGACCTCGTTTCTGAATCTCTTTGGCGAGCTCTGCATTTTTCTTTAACCAGCTTCCATCCAGAAAAAAGGTTGCCTTCACCTTCTCGGCATCGAGAGTGTCAAGCATCGGGATAATATACTCATTGCCCCAGGCCACATTAATCATGAACGAAACCATCGGCTTTGCCGGATTGCCCCGGTATATCGGGTGAGCCCCGAGATCCTTAAGCTGGATTTCCGGTTCAACCTGACGGTAAACGTATGCAATCTTGGTATTGAGGTTACCACCAAGTGCCTTGCGATACGTGGCTTCCACATCAATCTCAAGGCCGTTATACCCCGGTATTGCCTTCCATACCCGGTCCACTTTCGCATTGACCGGAGCTATTTTTGTTTCGGCCGCTTTATCCCGGATCGCCGACAACAAGGCATCCTCTCCAGTCGCCTCCTGAAACATATCGAATGCATTTTGTGTCCCCGGGCCATCCCGAATCTCCGTAATGTATGTACGTACACTGCCTACTTGTCCGACCAGTATGACAGCCGCCACACCCGCCAGAACTGCAACCAGCTTTTTAGATTGGTTTTTCACAGTTCCATCCTCCCGCCGTCTTTGTCCCCATCATATGAGGACAAGGGCAAGAATATGAACAACAAATTCAGGCGGCCTTTTGAAATCCATTAACGTTAACCGATTTTAGGCGTTAAAAAAAGAGCCAGAAATACACATTCTGTCTCTTCATTCAATGGATCTGTACAGATTTAAGCAGGATTTAGGATTGTGCCGGAGCTTCAGCCGTCAATACTGCTTTGCGGGACAAGTTGATGCGACCTTGTTGGTCAATTTCCGTTACTTTAACTGTAATGGAATCACCTATGGCTACAACATCTTCTACTTTGGCAACACGTTCTGTCGACAGTTGCGAGATGTGAACCAGACCCTCTTTGTTTGGAAGAACTTCAACAAATGCACCGAATTTCTCCACACGTTTTACTTTGCCGACATAGATCTCGCCGACCAGCACTTCACGTACGATTCCTTCGATAATCGATTTTGCCTTATCGTTCATGTCCTGGTTGGAAGAAGCGATAAATACGCGTCCGTCCTGTTCAATATCAATCTTAACACCGGTTTCTTCGATGATTTTATTGATAATCTTACCACCAGCACCGATAACATCACGGATTTTATCCGGATTAATATGCATTGTCGTAATCTTAGGAGCATATTGAGACAATTGCTCACGCGGAGTTTTCATTACTTCGGTCATTTTGCCCAAGATATGCATGCGGCCTTCTTTAGCTTGAGCCAAAGCTTCAGACAAAATTTGACGATCAATTCCATCAATTTTAATATCCATTTGGATCGCTGTTACACCTTCCGGTGTTCCTGCCACTTTGAAGTCCATGTCTCCCAAGTGATCTTCCATACCTTGAATATCACTGAGAATGGACACATGCTCTCCATCTTTGATCAGACCCATAGCTACCCCAGCAACCGGAGCCTTAATTGGCACACCTGCATCCATCATGGCAAGTGTACTTGCGCAGATACTTGCCTGTGAAGTCGAACCGTTAGATTCCAGTACTTCTGATACCAGACGAATCGTGTACGGGAAGTCAGTTTCCGATGGAATAACTTTAGCAAGAGCACGTTCACCCAATGCACCATGTCCAATTTCACGACGACCTGGAGCACGCAATGGACGAGCTTCACCCACGCTGAATGGCGGGAAGTTGTAATGATGCATGAAGCGTTTGGTTTCTTCCAAGCTGATTCCGTCCAGAATCTGAACATCACCCAATGCACCCAGGGTACAAATGCTGAGCGCTTGTGTTTGACCACGTGTGAACAAACCGGAACCATGCGTACGCGGCAGCAAAGATGTATCACACTCAATTGGACGAATCTCAGCAAGACCGCGTCCATCCGGACGAACCTTATCATGGGTGATCAAGCGGCGTACTTCTTCTTTGACGATATCATGCAGCACTTCTTTCACGTCTTTGAGCAGTTCAGGAGTCTCGATGTATTGCTCTTCAAAATGAGCAACGGTTTCGTCATTCACTGCATCAATTGCGTCTTGACGTGCATGCTTCTCGGCAATTTTAACCGCTTCTACCAAGCGAGCACTCGCAAATTCACGTACAGCACTGTTCACTTCAGCGTTTACAGCGTGCAGTTTTACAGCCATTTTTTCTTTGCCGGCCACTTGAACCAGTTGTTCAATGACAGCCACAATGTTTTTGATTTCATCATGTCCGAACATGATAGCTTCAAGCATAACTTCTTCCGGAACTTCGTTGGCTTCTGCCTCTACCATCATGATGGCATCTTTGGTTCCTGCAACAACGAGTTCAATTTCACTGACTTCAAGCTGTGCAATTGTTGGGTTAATGATGAATTCGCCATCAATACGTCCAACTTTCACGCCACCAATCGGTCCGTTGAATGGTACGTCCGAAATGCTCAGTGCAGCCGATGTACCGATCATCGCAGCAATCTGTGGTTCACAGTCCTGATCAACACTCATAACGATGTTGAGCACTTGTACATCATTACGGAAACCTTCAGGGAACAGTGGACGAATTGGACGGTCTGTCAGACGACTAGCCAGAATGGCTTTCTCGCTTGGTCTTCCTTCCCGTTTAATGAATCCGCCTGGAATTTTACCTACGGCATACAATCTTTCCTCATAGTTCACCGTCAGCGGGAAAAAGTCCAGATCCTTCGGTTCGCTTGATGCTGTAACGGTACACAAAACAACCGTATCTCCGTATGTTACTTTAACGGCAGCATTTGCCTGTTTAGCCAAACGTCCTGTTTCAAGCACAAGCGTTCTTCCACCAAGCTGCATTTCAACACGTTTTTCCATGAAATCCCTCCTTCTAATCGTTCCTTACACAATGGATTCTGCATTTTATCAGTATTTCCTGCTTGTCCTGCATTCATTAACTTGCAAAACAAAAGCCCCTTGCGGAGCTATCATCTACAAATATATGGCAACATGTTCATCTACAAAACAACCCAGCTGTAAACTCCGCTTGTCCCTCTATACAGAGGAACGACGGAAAACAGCCAGGTTGGTTTTGAAAACATGTACGATAATTAACGACGCAATCCGAGTTTCTCGATCAATGCGCTGTAACGTTTAACATCTTTGTTTTTCACGTAAGCCAAAAGCTTACGACGTTGACCTACCATTTTCAAAAGTCCACGACGTGAGTGGTGGTCTTTCTTATGCGTACGCAAGTGGTCTGTCAAACTTCTGATGTTTTCCGTAAGGATAGCAACTTGCACCTCAGGTGATCCAGTATCGGACTCATGAGTTTTGTGCTCGTCGATCAGTTGTTGTTTACGTTCTTGAGTCAATGCCATCCTATTCACCTCCTTCATTATAATCGCCATTAGCCTCGTTACCGCCGGTGAGAGCGTGCAACCAAGCCAAGGTTGTCTGTTGTCTATGACGACAACGTAGTACATTATATCATAGTTGCCTAACCAAAGTAAATGTAAACATGCATTTTACTCGGAATTTCAACCTAAGAGTCTTGCAGCAGTCAAGGCATCTTCCCGAATCTGGCGAATCAGAGCGTCGATGGAGTCAAACTTGCGTTCTTCACGAATATAGTGAACCAGCTCTACCTTCAGTTCCTCATCATAGAGATGTCCTTCAAAATCAAGTACATGTACTTCAAATGTAGGCTTCATCCCGCTATCGTGGAACGTAGGTTTCACACCGAGGTTCATTACCCCTCGTAACGACCGCTCGCCATGATATACACGTACAGCATACACACCTTTCGCAGGTGCCACATAATGATCAGTCAATTCGAGATTGGCAGTTGGGAAACCAATGGTCCGGCCGCGTTTCTCTCCGTGGATAACCGTGCCTCTAATACTGTATGGACGTCCCAGCCACTGACTCGCTTCATCCATTTCTCCACGTTTAAGCAAACCACGGATCAAAGAACTGCTGACCTTCTCGCCATTAAGCAGGAATGGAGGTACCGTTTCTACAGACATCTCATTGCTGCCCAGCGAACGAAGCATCTGCTCATCACCCGCTCCCTTGTGACCAAAACGGAAGTCAAAACCAACTACCGCCGTTCGTGTCTGAAGTGGAATCAGCAGATCATGTACAAACTGCTCCGGTGTCAACTGTGAAAATTCTTCATTAAACTCCACAACGTATAACACGTCAACGCCCATCTCTGCCAAGATATCTTCCTTATCTCTCAGGGGCGTCAGATAACCTTCGTAATCTCCTTTGCGCATGACTTCCTTCGGATGCGGATGGAAGGTCATTACCGCTGATTGCACGCCCTTTTCACGAGCAATGCGGACAGCTGACAGAATGACGCTTGCATGTCCGAGATGCATTCCGTCAAATTGGCCAATGGCCAGCACCTGGGGTTGTCTACGCAATTCATCGGAAGTTAATGTCTGCGGATACGTTAGCATTACGGTTCTCATACAATCATTCACCTGCATTTCACTTGATAGACCGAGCTTAGCATCACATCAACCTAAACTCAAGGTCTCTTTATTCCGGTAAAAAAACCTTAACAGCTCGAACTGTTGGTTTAAGTTCATCCCGTTCGAAGATACCGAGAAATGTGCCATCCTGTGCATATAACCGCAAAAGCCCTGGCTGTTCCACAGGCGGCTCCAATAAACGTGCGGACAATTTCTGTCCTTGGAGAGCTCCTTTGGTGTGGTCCTCTGGAACTTTATGTGCAGGCATGTAGTCAACGGCGTCATCTACCGGAATCAGAACTTCAGCCAGCGTACCTGCGGCCA contains these protein-coding regions:
- the dapA gene encoding 4-hydroxy-tetrahydrodipicolinate synthase, yielding MDFGRLITAMVTPFNEQGEIHWEETARLIDYLIADQKSEALVVSGTTGESPTLSDSEKVQLFEFAVKHAAGRCKIIAGTGSNNTAHSIHLTQEAERVGVDGVLLVVPYYNKPSQEGMFKHFEAIASSTKLPVMLYNVPGRTAASLSTATTLRLAQIPNIVATKECAPLEQVTLVAAGAPDHFKVYSGDDASGLPAITVGAYGIVSVASHIVGAEMKQMIDAFVGGDTQKATQLHQQLFPVFKGLFECPQPLPNPVAVKYALTLRGLNVGSVRLPLIAPTDEEQGFIRALLNE
- the dapG gene encoding aspartate kinase translates to MRIMVQKFGGTSLSTVQAREHVLRHIKRELEAGLSLVIVVSAMGRRGEPYATDTLLDWAAQNGNSLSAREKDLLLCCGEIISATTLSSLLEHENIPTTVLTGAQAGFVTDDNFGNARILDVRPVRVLEELQKNRVVIVTGFQGQTESGDFTTLGRGGSDTSATALGAALQAEMVDIYTDVNGILTADPRIVEDARPLTVVSYAEICNMAHHGAKVIHPRAVEIAMQSQIPVRVRSTFADSEGTLVTHPEGFQDVQTGIVDRYVTGIAYVSNVTQITVDVPGGADRLQLKVFKTMAENSISVDFINVTPSGVVYTVFDSDSEKAIQVLQEIGLKPQSLSGCAKVSVIGGGINGVPGIMARIVESLTLADIQILQSADSNTTIWVLVKKEDMVQALRALHTSFELHL
- a CDS encoding dipicolinate synthase subunit B, with translation MNWKGKTVGYAITGSHCTFEEVMPVISRFVAEGANVVPIISNSVLTTDTRFGTAQNWQKQLKDITGNDIISTIVEAEPLGPSKLLDVLVIAPCTGNTTSKLANAMTDSPVLMAAKAQMRNQRPVVLAISTNDGLGLNAANIAKLLVAKYIYFVPFGQDDPVKKPNSLVAKMELIPEACWSALEGQQLQPMIVERSAQA
- the dpsA gene encoding dipicolinate synthase subunit DpsA; this encodes MLTGVRIVVLGGDARQLEVIQKCAELDATVSVVGFDKLERPISGIEYHELEDEVLASADVVVLPVVGCDDQGKVSTSFSDQPIFLKKEQIAALPEHCIVFTGMAKPFLRELCVDNGLRLIEVLDRDDIALFNSIPTAEGAVAMAIRETDFTIHGSECIVLGLGRTGFTMAKTLQGLGANVRVGIRREEDAARANIMGWKPFMTTDLAAQTGAVDLLFNTIPTMIITAQILSRMPQKAVIIDLASAPGGCDFRYAEKRGIKALLAPGLPGIVAPKTAGGIIADALIRLLLEEQNAREVEQ
- the dut gene encoding dUTP diphosphatase, which codes for MLHYVQIQKLPGNEDIKLPQKMSELASGFDVVAALQEDVVLQPGQRTLIPTGLAMAMPAGLEAQIRPRSGLAFKHGITCLNTPGTIDADYRGEVKVLLINLGQEPFTIVRGERIAQIVFQTVPAVELTEVNELSETVRGEGGFGHTGK
- a CDS encoding M16 family metallopeptidase — protein: MKKIQLGNGLRVVMEQIPTCRSVSFGIWVKTGSRNEQPVNNGVSHFIEHMLFKGTDRYDAKAIAEQFDAIGGNVNAFTSKEYTCYYAKVLDEHLPIAVDVLSDMFFRSKMDDGELIKEKNVILEEISMYEDTPDDMVHDLMATAAYGEHPLAYPILGTEERLKAMDSSDLRAYMKEHYTIENTVISIAGNIDDSVIDLMEKHFGSFDVHGAAEQITVPKFQSGQLFHKKKTEQNHICISFPGCKIGDPLQFAMVVLNNAIGGGMSSRLFQEIREKRGLAYSVYSYHSSHADSGLFTIYAGTAPKQTKEVLDLTKEVLQDLAVNGLTEDELRKGKEQLKGSLILSLESTGSRMNRLGKNELMLGRHHTLDEMIAKIEQVTMDDIDAVLDLMFAEPFALAMVGASDRTIAGLRRDDFVALRSNSKATGQ
- a CDS encoding polysaccharide deacetylase family protein, producing the protein MKNQSKKLVAVLAGVAAVILVGQVGSVRTYITEIRDGPGTQNAFDMFQEATGEDALLSAIRDKAAETKIAPVNAKVDRVWKAIPGYNGLEIDVEATYRKALGGNLNTKIAYVYRQVEPEIQLKDLGAHPIYRGNPAKPMVSFMINVAWGNEYIIPMLDTLDAEKVKATFFLDGSWLKKNAELAKEIQKRGHELSNHAYSHPNMSRLSAERARLEISKTEDLLKETLGVENRWFAPPSGDFNQKTVDIASSMGLQTVLWTLDTVDWRKPSSASIVNKIEAKVEAGTLILMHPTASSSGALKGMIESVRAKGLVLGTVSETLSSERIKAPAVE
- the pnp gene encoding polyribonucleotide nucleotidyltransferase translates to MEKRVEMQLGGRTLVLETGRLAKQANAAVKVTYGDTVVLCTVTASSEPKDLDFFPLTVNYEERLYAVGKIPGGFIKREGRPSEKAILASRLTDRPIRPLFPEGFRNDVQVLNIVMSVDQDCEPQIAAMIGTSAALSISDVPFNGPIGGVKVGRIDGEFIINPTIAQLEVSEIELVVAGTKDAIMMVEAEANEVPEEVMLEAIMFGHDEIKNIVAVIEQLVQVAGKEKMAVKLHAVNAEVNSAVREFASARLVEAVKIAEKHARQDAIDAVNDETVAHFEEQYIETPELLKDVKEVLHDIVKEEVRRLITHDKVRPDGRGLAEIRPIECDTSLLPRTHGSGLFTRGQTQALSICTLGALGDVQILDGISLEETKRFMHHYNFPPFSVGEARPLRAPGRREIGHGALGERALAKVIPSETDFPYTIRLVSEVLESNGSTSQASICASTLAMMDAGVPIKAPVAGVAMGLIKDGEHVSILSDIQGMEDHLGDMDFKVAGTPEGVTAIQMDIKIDGIDRQILSEALAQAKEGRMHILGKMTEVMKTPREQLSQYAPKITTMHINPDKIRDVIGAGGKIINKIIEETGVKIDIEQDGRVFIASSNQDMNDKAKSIIEGIVREVLVGEIYVGKVKRVEKFGAFVEVLPNKEGLVHISQLSTERVAKVEDVVAIGDSITVKVTEIDQQGRINLSRKAVLTAEAPAQS
- the rpsO gene encoding 30S ribosomal protein S15, yielding MALTQERKQQLIDEHKTHESDTGSPEVQVAILTENIRSLTDHLRTHKKDHHSRRGLLKMVGQRRKLLAYVKNKDVKRYSALIEKLGLRR
- a CDS encoding bifunctional riboflavin kinase/FAD synthetase, giving the protein MRTVMLTYPQTLTSDELRRQPQVLAIGQFDGMHLGHASVILSAVRIAREKGVQSAVMTFHPHPKEVMRKGDYEGYLTPLRDKEDILAEMGVDVLYVVEFNEEFSQLTPEQFVHDLLIPLQTRTAVVGFDFRFGHKGAGDEQMLRSLGSNEMSVETVPPFLLNGEKVSSSLIRGLLKRGEMDEASQWLGRPYSIRGTVIHGEKRGRTIGFPTANLELTDHYVAPAKGVYAVRVYHGERSLRGVMNLGVKPTFHDSGMKPTFEVHVLDFEGHLYDEELKVELVHYIREERKFDSIDALIRQIREDALTAARLLG